A region of Neovison vison isolate M4711 chromosome 7, ASM_NN_V1, whole genome shotgun sequence DNA encodes the following proteins:
- the CMTM2 gene encoding CKLF-like MARVEL transmembrane domain-containing protein 2 has product MADKGKKGKAAAPAPEDAPPPGDPKPEDKDQKPKKKEKSVQPQDEVGTRKGCRRYKWEFKDNNKEFWVMGHAEVKLLSLGCLIAAMVMFTGSTVHPLLTLIITMELSVFCFFFIIYTFAINRYMPFILWPISDLLNDLFAFIFLVGAIVIGVKSRTSMPTPYFIAVILIGVAGLFALIDICLQRKHFKGKKVKRNVLIPPPPREKPKGPEKPPEKAGEKPPEKAPEKAKDKGKGGKK; this is encoded by the exons ATGGCTGACAAAGGCAAAAAGGGCAAAGCAGCAGCCCCTGCGCCCGAAGACGCGCCCCCTCCGGGGGACCCCAAACCCGAAGACAAAGATCAGAAgcccaagaaaaaggaaaagtcgGTGCAGCCCCAGGATGAGGTGGGCACGAGGAAGGGCTGTCGCCGCTACAAGTGGGAATTCAAGGACAACAATAAAGAGTTCTGGGTTATGGGGCACGCCGAGGTCAAGCTCCTGAGCTTG GGCTGCCTCATAGCTGCAATGGTTATGTTCACCGGCTCCACCGTGCACCCTCTCTTGACACTCATCATCACCATGGAGTTGTCCGTGTTCTGCTTCTTCTTCATTATCTACACCTTCGCCATCAACAGATACATGCCCTTCATCCTGTGGCCCATTTCT GACCTTCTCAATGACCTGTTCGCCTTCATCTTCCTTGTGGGGGCCATTGTCATCGGGGTGAAAAGCCGGACGAGCATGCCAACGCCCTACTTCATTGCTGTG ATCCTCATTGGTGTGGCTGGACTTTTCGCTTTAATCGATATATgtcttcaaagaaaacatttcaaaggcAAGAAAGTCAAAAGGAATGTGCTGATTCCCCCTCCACCAAGGGAAAAGCCAAAGGGACCAGAAAAGCCACCGGAAAAGGCAGGAGAAAAGCCCCCGGAAAAGGCACCAGAAAAGGCCAAGGATAAAGGAAAGGGAGGCAAGAAATGA